One window from the genome of Natrialba magadii ATCC 43099 encodes:
- a CDS encoding YkgJ family cysteine cluster protein, which produces MQSLESELETARALKVDTLADAIESIGFECTRCGACCTGEAEDDHTATVFPDEVRELQESTERDWRDVARPMPYGLADGEDGPEGETFEWALQTDSCGDCAFYEEDDDGVGACVAHDDRPLICRTYPFSVALDGTSQPMGAVVDSVALGAQREAGETGETGDEEGVVRAHECEGLGRDISRSDAEDLAAALKERAVRELEEAIGVRDAYEPTAVASGEVVVHDSEGAKRPDGTPVDD; this is translated from the coding sequence GTGCAATCACTGGAGTCGGAACTCGAGACGGCCCGCGCCCTCAAGGTAGACACGCTCGCCGACGCCATCGAGTCGATCGGGTTCGAGTGTACGCGCTGTGGCGCGTGCTGTACGGGCGAGGCCGAGGACGATCACACGGCGACGGTGTTCCCTGACGAAGTGCGCGAGCTCCAGGAGTCGACGGAGCGAGACTGGCGTGACGTCGCCCGACCGATGCCGTACGGACTCGCCGACGGTGAGGACGGGCCGGAGGGGGAGACCTTCGAGTGGGCACTCCAGACCGACAGCTGTGGCGACTGTGCCTTTTACGAGGAGGACGACGACGGCGTCGGTGCCTGTGTCGCACACGACGACCGGCCGCTGATCTGTCGGACGTATCCTTTCAGCGTTGCGCTCGACGGCACTAGCCAGCCAATGGGTGCGGTCGTCGACAGCGTTGCGCTTGGCGCACAACGTGAAGCCGGTGAAACCGGTGAAACCGGTGACGAAGAGGGTGTCGTCCGGGCCCACGAGTGTGAGGGACTCGGTCGCGACATCTCCCGGTCGGACGCCGAGGACCTCGCAGCGGCGCTCAAGGAGCGCGCCGTGCGGGAACTCGAGGAGGCGATCGGCGTTCGGGATGCGTACGAACCCACGGCAGTAGCCTCCGGCGAGGTCGTCGTCCACGACTCTGAGGGGGCAAAACGGCCGGACGGGACGCCGGTCGATGACTGA
- a CDS encoding YgaP family membrane protein codes for MEKNVGGTDRTVRIALGLVVVGAMMVTVAFGEPLGEPTQGIVAVVLLLASFVLLGTAGAEKCPANRTLGRNTYDDRDPKNR; via the coding sequence ATGGAGAAGAACGTTGGCGGAACGGACCGAACGGTTCGAATCGCTCTCGGACTCGTCGTGGTCGGGGCGATGATGGTGACGGTCGCCTTCGGAGAGCCACTCGGCGAACCGACACAGGGAATCGTCGCTGTCGTCCTCCTCCTTGCTTCATTCGTGCTGTTGGGAACAGCCGGTGCCGAGAAGTGTCCAGCGAATCGCACACTCGGTCGGAACACATACGACGACCGTGACCCCAAGAACCGATGA